From the genome of bacterium:
TCCCTAATCCACCCATACCTGATTTTGCAAAAGTAGCATCGGCGCCGGCGGCTTCCGCTTTGGCTTTGTATTCCTCGAGCGATCCGGTGTGAAATATGATTTTAGGCCTTGACGGGTTAATAGCTTTGGTTTCCGCACAAACCTCAATACCGTTCTTGCCCGGCATATTGGTGTCGAGTATGACGATATCCGGATCGAATGATTTTATTTTTTCCATAGCCTGAATGCCGTCCTCGGCAAAATCAAGTTCGTATCCCGACTTTGATAAATAGATCTTCAATAAGCTTCGAACGGTATTTTCGTCGTCAACAACTAA
Proteins encoded in this window:
- a CDS encoding response regulator → MPKKVLVVDDENTVRSLLKIYLSKSGYELDFAEDGIQAMEKIKSFDPDIVILDTNMPGKNGIEVCAETKAINPSRPKIIFHTGSLEEYKAKAEAAGADATFAKSGMGGLG